A single genomic interval of Gossypium raimondii isolate GPD5lz chromosome 11, ASM2569854v1, whole genome shotgun sequence harbors:
- the LOC105800941 gene encoding LOW QUALITY PROTEIN: probable receptor-like protein kinase At2g47060 (The sequence of the model RefSeq protein was modified relative to this genomic sequence to represent the inferred CDS: inserted 1 base in 1 codon; deleted 1 base in 1 codon; substituted 1 base at 1 genomic stop codon): MPNVARSQMLGVRIIQDPPLEVMTLLQSDVEGQPIEALAIPADELKEITDKDNFGTNSLIGESSYGRVYYRLKTGQASAIKEVRCHFSSISICACIFKFLWXNFVQLLGYCIDGSSRILAHEFXSNGSLHDILHGRKGVEGAQPCPVLTWAQREKITVVAAKGLEYLHEKADPRIIHCDDCRWQLFLHCVCNLKLIFGQLLALLSKLFSLC, from the exons ATGCCTAACGTAGCACGGTCGCAGATGTTGGGAGTTCGTATAATCCAGGATCCTCCATTAGAGGTGATGACTCTCTTACAAAGTGATGTTGAGGGGCAG CCTATTGAAGCCCTTGCTATTCCAGCAGATGAATTGAAGGAAATCACAGATAAG GATAACTTTGGTACAAATTCTTTGATTGGAGAAAGTTCATACGGTCGAGTTTATTATAGACTCAAGACTGGACAGGCTTCAGCCATAAAAGAAGTTAGATGCCA TTTCAGCTCTATATCCATTTGTGCGTGTATTTTTAAGTTTCTATGGTAGAACTTTGTCCAGTTGCTTGGTTACTGTATTGATGGGAGCTCCCGTATACTTGCCCATGAGT CATCTAATGGCTCATTGCATGATATTCTCCATG GAAGAAAAGGTGTTGAGGGAGCTCAGCCATGCCCTGTTCTGACATGGGCACAAAGAGAAAAAATTACCGTAGTAGCTGCAAAAGGGCTTGAGTACTTGCACGAGAAGGCTGATCCTCGCATCATTCATTGTGACG ATTGCAGATGGCAGCTGTTTCTGCATTGTGTGTGCAATTTGAAGCTGATTTTCGGCCAACTATTAGCATTGTTGTCAAAGCTCTTCAGCCTCTGTTAA